ACTCGCTCCAGTGCACCGATTGCGTGCCGTGGAAGTCCTTGCGATACCACTGCTGATCCTCGCTCTTGAGATAGAGGTACACGTCCCGACCGCGAAACGCTTCCTCGAGCTTGCGGTAGTCGTCCTGCTGGTTCTCCCGGTTGAGATCGAGCATCGTGATGACGATGACGGTCGAGTAGCCGCGCTCCTGCTTGAGCTCCAGCAACCGGAGAATCTGCTCGTAGCTGCGCGAAAAGTCGGATGCCTCTCCGCGAATCGCTTTGTGCCGCTCGTCGTCGACACTCTCGATCGAATACTTGATGTAGCCGAGCCCGTTCTCGAACATCTCCACGGTGCGATCCATGTCGATGTTTGCGGGGTTGCAGCTGAAGTACGACTCAAGCCCGGCATCTGACAGTAGCTTGACGTAGTGAGCCATGTTTCGATCGAGCAAAGGGTCACCGTAGCCGTGGAGTTGAATGACCCGCGGGATGATGAGCAGGAAGAAGTGGTTCTCGCTCACGTCACCGGGGTGAATACCGTACGTCTCCGCGACGAACTGCTCCCATCGGCTCCAGGTCTCTGCCGGGAAAGGCCTGAGCTGCTCCACGAGCTTCTCGAACAGTTCGGGCTTCATCGTCTCAATATCGCGCGTCATCATCGTCGTCCGCGGGCACATGGCGCAGCGCATGTTGCAGGCGTTCGTGGTCTCTATGTTGTACACGATGGGGTCGAGACTCCGGTAGCTCTCCAAGGCATCACGCAAAGCCACCGGATCGTGCAGCTCCCCAGCCTGAGCGCTCCTGAGAAGGTCATGTGATTTCATGTAGAACTCGACGTCGTACACTCGGCGCCTCCTTGGCGACGTGTTCGTTTAGGGCACTGTGGGCTTTGCCGCAGCTTCACCCGGGTAGATCACCGTCTCGACCACACCCGAAGCCTGTGAGCGCAAAGCAGCGAGCGCCACAGCGAGGCTCTGTGCCGCCTCGACGGCGGGGATGCGCGGCGCCTCACGACCCGCTAGACACTCCAGGAAATGGGCCATTTCGGCAAGGAACATCTCATTTCGATCGTAATCTCTCAGACTCTCATCCACAACGCACAGACCGTCGGTATCCCAGGCACGCAGGTGCGCCGCAAGCAGGTCCAGATGCAGCCTCCCACGCTCCATGATCAGTTCGATCTGGCGTATCGGCGGTCGCCGCGCGTAGGTCTGCTGAAGTTGCACGGGCACAGCGCGACCATCCATCAGGCAGGGCCACAGCGACACCGATGTGTCGTCCACATCCACTTCGAGACTGCTGAGGTGACCCCCGACGCTGTACACCTGCGAGGGCCATCCCAAGATCCACCCCAGGCAGTCTATATCGTGAATCTGCGTGAGCAGCACACCCCCGCCCAGGTCGCGACGCGCAGCGTAGCCTGTCCGATAGTCCTCATAGGGGTGCCAGTCAGGCAAGTACTCACCGTAGGTCGATGCAGCGGACAGAACGGGTCCGAACTCGCCCCCGTGGACAATGGTCCTCAGCCGCTCAAGAAGCGGATGAAAGCGAAGCTGAAAACCGACTAGGACGGGCATTCGGCTCTCTGAGGCCGCCGCGAGAAACTCCGGCACCCCGTCCCAGGAATGGCCGAGCGGCTTCTCGAGAAGAAGGCCGCATCCGGCCTTCACAACGGCGCGCGCGGTGGCGATGTGCATGCTCGTAGGGTTGGCGACTACGACGCCGTCGGGACGCTCCTCGAGTGCGCGGTCCAACTCATCGAAAACGCGGATACCCAGGCTCTCTTCCGGCAAGACACCGCTCTGGGGCTGCATCGAGTCGGAGAGCGCGGACCCCCCGCCGCGCCGACGCACGGCTGAGATTTCTACGCTATCGCCCAGAAGCCTGCGTAAGTTGCGAGCGTGCCGCTGTCCCGCGGCGCCGAGGCCGACGATGAGGATATGCATGCGTCTAGTCCGGAATCGGCGGAACGATCATGTTGCTCAGGAACTCGCCCCGTGGCAGAAACGGAAACATGTCCTCAAGCGGTCGCGACGCCATGCTTCCGTCGGGACGCTGGTAGGATGCCACACGCGGTTGCCGCGGTTCATCCGGGATTGCAACCACCCGGCAGATACAGGGTCCCGGAGCATCAAGTACGCGGCGAATGCCGTCCGCCACATCAGCTTGGTCGGCTATCTCGTCCGTCGGAAGGCAATAGGCCTCCGCGAGAGCGAGGACGCTCGGGAGGGTGAGGCCGCTCTCCGGATGCGCGCCGACGAGACGGTCAAAGTAGGCCGACTGTGCGCAGACAATCGATCCGTAGCCGCCGTTGTCGATGACGAAGACCTTCAGGGGCAGCTGCAGCCGCGCCACCACTTCCAGCTCGTGGGAGTTCATCTGGAAGCCGCCATCGCCCTCGACGCAGACAGTCTGCTGGCCCCCCGAAGCCAAACAGCCTCCCGTGGCCGCGGGCAGACCGAAGCCCATGGCACCCAATCCTGTCGTCAGGTACACGCGCTGTCCGGCCTTGGCGGCGTAGGACAGCAGGAACATCTCCACAGAGTTGCCGGAGCTCGCGGGTACCACCAGCGCGCCCTCGGGAAGCGCCTCGCACAGCGACTGGGTGAAGGTGTACATGCTGACTGGGCCCGTGGCCGGCAGCTCCCTGTCAACGAGCGGGTACGCCTCTCTCCAGGCGGCACACTGCGCGATCCACGAGTCCACCGACGGCAACGTCCGGCTGCCCAACTGACGCAGGAGTTCGTGGATGAACTCCTTTGCGTCAGCGCACACGCTCAGATCAAGATGGGGCTCGATCTTGCCGATTTCCGCACTATCGATGTCCACCATTACCTTGCATGCACCGCGGGCAAGCCGATCCGGCGCGAAGGCGGTACACACCAGATCGAGCCGAGCGCCTATCGAGAGGAAGAAATCCGAGTTCTGTAGCGCGAAATTGGGCGCGCGCGGCGCCATGGAGCCGGGACGACCAACCAACAGCGAGTGATCGTCGGGAACGAGGTCAAGCGCCGGCCACGTCAGCCCGAAGGGAGCTCCTGCGGCGTCCACCAGCTGCCGCATCTCCGCCTCGGCGCCGGCGAGACGAACGCCATTGCCGAACAGCAGGAAGGGGCGTTCGGCCGCCTCGAACAGGTCGAGTGTCTTGCTCACCAGTTCCTCGAGCGCGCCGGCGCCCACCACTTCGGCGCCCCTCAGTGGCTCGTAACCGACAAGAGTCGATTCTTCAACCGCCGCCCCTTGCACATCCAGGGGAATCTCCAGCCACACCGGACCGGGACGCCCTGAGGTGGCGAGGTGCACTGCCTTCTCAAGATGGTGCCGAATCATCGTCGGGTCCATCACCGTCACGGCGTACTTCGTGATGGACGATACGATCGTCGGGAGGTCCAACTCCTGAGGGCCCCTGTTGCGAACGCCGGAATCGCCCTTCAGGTCAGCACGCTTGACTTGACCCGAGATCACGAGCATCGGCGTGGAGTCGAGCCAGGCTCCCGCGACACCGGTGAGGGTGTTCGTGCCTCCGGGACCTGCCGTCACAACAGCGACACCCAGACGATTGTCGTACTTGGCATACGACTCTGCCGCGATTGCGGCCGCCTGCTCATGCAGATGGGCTACGAACGTGATCTCGTCGCGCCCGCCGATCGAGTCATTGAGGTGCATCGCTGCCCCACCCACGAGCATGAAGACATGCCTGACGCCCTGGTCCACGAGAAACTGAGCGACGTAGTCTGACACCTTGATCATGGTGTCACCGCTCCCGATTCACATCGTGCTGGGCGACCACGAGGTCGAGGACCTCGCGCACTGCGCCCTTGCCGCCGGCAGCTTGTGTCACGTAGGCGGCCCTGGCAAGCGCCGCGGGGTGCGCGTCAGCGGGAGCACACGCGACCCCCGCGATCTCCATCGCGGCCAGGTCGATCACGTCGTCTCCGATGAAGCAGGTCTCGGCCAGCTCGATGTTGTGCGTTCGGGCGAAATCGCCCAGCGCGGCTGCTTTGTCGTGGCACCCGGCGAAGACATCGCCGATCTTGAGCTTCGCAGCATACCGATGGACGAGGGCCATGCCGCTCTGGCTCGATTCTCCGGAGACCAGCGCCACGACAATCCCCGCTTCGCGGGCAAGCGCGATTCCCGTGACGTCGGCGAAGCAGAAGCGTTTGAGTTCGACACCGTCGGCACCCCACAGGAACGTGCCGTCCGTGAGAACGCCGTCCACATCCATCGCCACTGCCCGAACCTGGCGGAACATGTCAGGTCTGATTGCGGAGGCGGGCGACGATAGGGAGCTCACGCTCGAGCACCTTCTTCTCCGGACTGCCGAGACTGGTTTCAACGAGTCGAATATCGCGAACCAACTTGGTGAGTCCGCTGGGCTCTAGCGATGCTGCCTGGTCGGAGCCCCACATCGAGCGGTCGAGCGTTATGTGCCGCTCAACA
This DNA window, taken from Coriobacteriia bacterium, encodes the following:
- a CDS encoding SPASM domain-containing protein, translated to MYDVEFYMKSHDLLRSAQAGELHDPVALRDALESYRSLDPIVYNIETTNACNMRCAMCPRTTMMTRDIETMKPELFEKLVEQLRPFPAETWSRWEQFVAETYGIHPGDVSENHFFLLIIPRVIQLHGYGDPLLDRNMAHYVKLLSDAGLESYFSCNPANIDMDRTVEMFENGLGYIKYSIESVDDERHKAIRGEASDFSRSYEQILRLLELKQERGYSTVIVITMLDLNRENQQDDYRKLEEAFRGRDVYLYLKSEDQQWYRKDFHGTQSVHWSECCKHPWMSMTVKSNGEVCMCMEDFDNEIVLGDAGSQSLADIWNGDAYRTFRQDHIDVTRGLKCSERCDMLMVGERLSPRTP
- a CDS encoding Gfo/Idh/MocA family oxidoreductase; the protein is MHILIVGLGAAGQRHARNLRRLLGDSVEISAVRRRGGGSALSDSMQPQSGVLPEESLGIRVFDELDRALEERPDGVVVANPTSMHIATARAVVKAGCGLLLEKPLGHSWDGVPEFLAAASESRMPVLVGFQLRFHPLLERLRTIVHGGEFGPVLSAASTYGEYLPDWHPYEDYRTGYAARRDLGGGVLLTQIHDIDCLGWILGWPSQVYSVGGHLSSLEVDVDDTSVSLWPCLMDGRAVPVQLQQTYARRPPIRQIELIMERGRLHLDLLAAHLRAWDTDGLCVVDESLRDYDRNEMFLAEMAHFLECLAGREAPRIPAVEAAQSLAVALAALRSQASGVVETVIYPGEAAAKPTVP
- a CDS encoding thiamine pyrophosphate-binding protein; its protein translation is MIKVSDYVAQFLVDQGVRHVFMLVGGAAMHLNDSIGGRDEITFVAHLHEQAAAIAAESYAKYDNRLGVAVVTAGPGGTNTLTGVAGAWLDSTPMLVISGQVKRADLKGDSGVRNRGPQELDLPTIVSSITKYAVTVMDPTMIRHHLEKAVHLATSGRPGPVWLEIPLDVQGAAVEESTLVGYEPLRGAEVVGAGALEELVSKTLDLFEAAERPFLLFGNGVRLAGAEAEMRQLVDAAGAPFGLTWPALDLVPDDHSLLVGRPGSMAPRAPNFALQNSDFFLSIGARLDLVCTAFAPDRLARGACKVMVDIDSAEIGKIEPHLDLSVCADAKEFIHELLRQLGSRTLPSVDSWIAQCAAWREAYPLVDRELPATGPVSMYTFTQSLCEALPEGALVVPASSGNSVEMFLLSYAAKAGQRVYLTTGLGAMGFGLPAATGGCLASGGQQTVCVEGDGGFQMNSHELEVVARLQLPLKVFVIDNGGYGSIVCAQSAYFDRLVGAHPESGLTLPSVLALAEAYCLPTDEIADQADVADGIRRVLDAPGPCICRVVAIPDEPRQPRVASYQRPDGSMASRPLEDMFPFLPRGEFLSNMIVPPIPD
- a CDS encoding HAD hydrolase family protein, translated to MSSLSSPASAIRPDMFRQVRAVAMDVDGVLTDGTFLWGADGVELKRFCFADVTGIALAREAGIVVALVSGESSQSGMALVHRYAAKLKIGDVFAGCHDKAAALGDFARTHNIELAETCFIGDDVIDLAAMEIAGVACAPADAHPAALARAAYVTQAAGGKGAVREVLDLVVAQHDVNRER